A window of the Lysinibacillus irui genome harbors these coding sequences:
- a CDS encoding aminoglycoside 6-adenylyltransferase, whose product MRTEQEMFDLLLMTAQYDERIRAVYLNGSRANPHVAKDMFQDFDMVYVVTETASFLEDDKWIHLFGDLLMVQEPDLLDKGLGFDKDFAYSYTYLMLFTDGNRIDLRLLSTQAMLDEYGKDKLTVPLLDKDQLLPPISPTSDCDYHISPPTKGQFDSCTNDFWWCLQNVAKGIWRDELPYAKQMFEDTTRHALHQMLNWWIGQQHHFELSTGKMGKYLKNYLPENYWALYKKTYADADYDHMWNAIFATCTLFRSIAKDVAHHFHFSYPHKDDANMTVYLKHVQMLPRDAKSIL is encoded by the coding sequence TTGACTTACTATTGATGACGGCACAATACGACGAAAGAATTCGAGCTGTCTATTTAAATGGCTCAAGAGCAAACCCACATGTTGCAAAAGATATGTTTCAAGATTTTGATATGGTCTATGTTGTCACGGAGACGGCCTCCTTTTTAGAGGATGACAAGTGGATTCATCTATTTGGCGACTTACTGATGGTGCAGGAGCCTGATCTACTGGATAAAGGACTTGGTTTCGACAAAGACTTTGCTTATAGCTATACATATTTAATGCTATTTACAGATGGCAATCGAATAGACCTTCGCTTATTATCAACTCAAGCAATGCTAGATGAGTATGGAAAGGATAAGCTAACAGTTCCTTTACTAGATAAGGATCAGCTTTTGCCACCTATCTCTCCAACCTCTGATTGTGATTATCATATTAGTCCACCTACTAAGGGGCAGTTTGACAGCTGTACGAATGATTTTTGGTGGTGCTTACAAAATGTTGCGAAGGGGATATGGCGGGACGAGCTGCCCTATGCTAAGCAAATGTTTGAGGACACAACGAGGCACGCTCTTCATCAAATGCTCAATTGGTGGATTGGTCAGCAGCACCATTTTGAATTATCTACAGGTAAGATGGGGAAGTATTTGAAAAATTATTTGCCAGAAAATTATTGGGCATTGTATAAAAAAACCTATGCAGATGCCGATTATGATCATATGTGGAATGCCATTTTTGCTACATGCACACTGTTTCGAAGCATCGCAAAAGACGTTGCGCATCACTTTCATTTCTCATACCCTCATAAAGATGATGCGAATATGACGGTCTATTTAAAGCATGTACAAATGCTACCACGGGATGCGAAAAGCATTTTGTAG
- a CDS encoding ATP-binding protein, with product MKVYSLSGPSGTGKSTSALAFAHKLGVEAIIDDGLLIINGVKVAGVSAKFEKNTITAVRRAIFTEQEHREAVKKALASYKVEAILLIGTSTKMTKSIAKQLELGPIEHYYQVEDVRSLKEIQKARFIRQTQGKHVMPIPYRQVEQNFFKRLVQKGMEIFSSKREKIGETTIVRPDFQREYIEISKHVYVDLLTYCCNQQAIVQKVEHAQFVLGDQAEAILTIQVKLPIDYPLAAHVLELQRAVQESFYLHFGYELDAIHVQVKVALQKKKS from the coding sequence GTGAAGGTATATTCACTAAGCGGACCAAGCGGCACTGGCAAAAGTACTAGTGCACTTGCCTTTGCCCATAAATTAGGTGTAGAGGCCATCATTGATGATGGATTACTTATTATTAATGGTGTAAAAGTCGCTGGCGTTTCAGCGAAATTTGAAAAAAATACGATTACCGCTGTTCGGCGTGCTATTTTTACCGAGCAAGAACATCGAGAGGCAGTTAAAAAAGCGTTAGCTAGCTATAAGGTGGAGGCTATTTTGCTGATTGGGACCTCTACTAAAATGACGAAGAGCATTGCGAAGCAGCTGGAGCTTGGACCTATTGAGCACTATTATCAGGTGGAAGATGTTCGTTCCTTGAAGGAAATTCAAAAAGCTCGTTTTATCCGACAAACACAAGGTAAGCATGTTATGCCCATTCCATACCGACAAGTGGAGCAAAATTTCTTTAAACGGTTAGTGCAAAAGGGGATGGAAATTTTTTCATCAAAACGTGAAAAAATCGGGGAAACGACCATTGTGCGACCTGATTTTCAGCGAGAGTATATCGAGATTAGCAAGCATGTCTATGTTGATTTACTGACTTATTGCTGTAATCAACAAGCCATTGTCCAAAAGGTAGAGCACGCTCAATTTGTGCTAGGTGATCAGGCTGAAGCGATCCTCACTATTCAGGTGAAGCTGCCGATCGATTACCCATTAGCAGCGCATGTATTGGAACTTCAACGAGCGGTGCAGGAGTCGTTTTATCTGCATTTTGGCTATGAATTAGATGCGATCCATGTTCAGGTCAAAGTGGCTTTACAAAAGAAAAAATCATAA
- a CDS encoding enoyl-CoA hydratase/isomerase family protein, with product MQVKTTRLEAEDAKIIYQETAGLAIITIHRPQAKNALTANMWDQLAKIALQVLDNPKNKVLILRGSGQNFTAGSDIKEFNAISLDKAEEAFVHMEKTISTIERLPIPTIGVINGPAMGAGLELALACDIRIGSDKAKLGIPVGKLGITLNNKFAQRLVQLVGPATTKDLVFTGRMFKAEEAFKLGMLNYLVAEKDLNKYMIRMGKLVAGMSPESLLAVKQSVQECLDSVPTLWQGSTPFVGSDFAEGCRAFVEKRQPHFTRQPK from the coding sequence AAAATTATTTATCAAGAAACAGCTGGTCTAGCCATTATTACGATTCACCGACCACAAGCCAAAAATGCGTTAACCGCAAACATGTGGGATCAATTAGCGAAAATAGCTCTACAAGTATTAGACAATCCTAAAAATAAAGTCCTTATTTTACGAGGCTCTGGCCAAAACTTTACCGCAGGCTCTGATATTAAAGAATTTAATGCCATCTCCCTCGACAAAGCCGAAGAAGCGTTTGTACATATGGAAAAAACCATTTCCACCATTGAGCGCTTACCCATTCCTACGATTGGCGTCATTAATGGGCCTGCGATGGGCGCTGGCTTAGAATTAGCCTTAGCCTGTGATATCCGTATTGGCTCCGACAAAGCGAAACTTGGTATCCCTGTCGGAAAATTAGGCATTACTTTAAATAATAAATTTGCGCAGCGTTTAGTACAGCTAGTAGGTCCTGCCACAACAAAGGATTTGGTCTTTACCGGTCGAATGTTTAAAGCCGAAGAAGCCTTCAAGCTAGGAATGCTCAACTATTTGGTAGCTGAAAAAGACTTAAATAAATATATGATCCGTATGGGCAAGCTCGTTGCAGGGATGTCGCCGGAATCCTTATTAGCTGTTAAACAATCCGTGCAAGAATGTCTTGATAGTGTGCCAACATTATGGCAGGGCTCTACACCATTTGTGGGCAGCGATTTTGCAGAGGGTTGCCGTGCCTTTGTTGAAAAACGCCAGCCGCACTTCACTCGACAGCCGAAATAA